In the genome of Limanda limanda chromosome 15, fLimLim1.1, whole genome shotgun sequence, one region contains:
- the cxcl12a gene encoding chemokine (C-X-C motif) ligand 12a (stromal cell-derived factor 1), whose amino-acid sequence MDMKLLALVAALVVVTYAPPAQAKPISLVERCYCRSTVNNLPRGYIRELKFINTPNCPFQVIAKLKSNKEVCVNPEVRWLKQYMRNAINKMRKNKQAN is encoded by the exons ATGGATATGAAACTGTTGGCACTCGTGGCTGCGCTTGTTGTGGTGACATATGCGCCTCCAGCTCAAG CAAAGCCCATCAGCCTGGTGGAGAGATGCTATTGCCGCTCAACAGTTAACAACCTTCCACGGGGCTACATCCGAGAGCTCAAGTTCATCAACACGCCCAACTGCCCCTTCCAAGTCAT TGCCAAGCTGAAGTCAAACAAAGAGGTGTGTGTGAACCCAGAGGTCCGGTGGCTGAAGCAGTACATGAGGAACGCCATCAACAA